In a single window of the Heliangelus exortis chromosome 1, bHelExo1.hap1, whole genome shotgun sequence genome:
- the SPIC gene encoding transcription factor Spi-C isoform X1 produces MFLQSFADQDVLGQAFEDALQVLQQHSDREMQCSPGYKNGLAVTNHHHHLQASPSSSAAPSTEDPGCNWRNVVNSEADFYADETVYHMLQNTPESQVMHGAVGQPKAGKGRKKLRLFEYLHESLYDPAMANCIQWVDKPNGVFQFVSKNKEKLAELWGERKGNRKIMTYQKMARALRNYGRTGEIIKIRRKLTYQFSAVVLQRLAPSYFLGKEMVYQPHIQSNQEYQCADDWTTYNNYMYNNCCALQHASS; encoded by the exons ATGTTCTTGCAGAGTTTTGCTGACCAAGATGTACTGGGCCAGGCTTTTGAAGATGCACTCCaagtcctgcagcagcactctgacagagaaatgcagtgttcaccag GTTATAAAAATGGCCTGGCTGTGACCaaccatcaccaccacctccaagcaagtcccagctcctctgcagcaccATCTACAGAGGACCCAGGATGTAACTGGAGAAATGTGGTT aacagtGAAGCAGATTTTTATGCAGATGAGACTGTTTACCATATGCTGCAGAATACTCCAGAAAGCCAAGTGATGCATGGTGCTGTTGGCCAGCCAAAAGCAGGGAAAG gcagaaaaaaacttcGGCTGTTTGAGTACCTCCATGAGTCTCTGTATGACCCAGCTATGGCAAACTGCATCCAGTGGGTAGACAAGCCCAATGGTGTCTTCCAGTTTGTCTccaaaaacaaagagaaacttgcagagctgtggggagaaagaaagggaaaccGCAAGATCATGACATACCAGAAAATGGCCAGAGCACTGAGGAATTACGGAAGAACAGGTGAAATCATTAAAATTCGAAGGAAGCTGACATACCAGTTCAGTGCTGTTGTTTTACAGAGACTTGCTCCATCTTACTTcctgggaaaagaaatggtTTATCAACCCCATATTCAGTCTAACCAAGAGTATCAGTGTGCAGATGACTGGACCACTTACAATAATTACATGTATAACAATTGTTGTGCATTACAGCACGCTAGCAGCTAG
- the SPIC gene encoding transcription factor Spi-C isoform X3, with translation MQCSPGYKNGLAVTNHHHHLQASPSSSAAPSTEDPGCNWRNVVNSEADFYADETVYHMLQNTPESQVMHGAVGQPKAGKGRKKLRLFEYLHESLYDPAMANCIQWVDKPNGVFQFVSKNKEKLAELWGERKGNRKIMTYQKMARALRNYGRTGEIIKIRRKLTYQFSAVVLQRLAPSYFLGKEMVYQPHIQSNQEYQCADDWTTYNNYMYNNCCALQHASS, from the exons atgcagtgttcaccag GTTATAAAAATGGCCTGGCTGTGACCaaccatcaccaccacctccaagcaagtcccagctcctctgcagcaccATCTACAGAGGACCCAGGATGTAACTGGAGAAATGTGGTT aacagtGAAGCAGATTTTTATGCAGATGAGACTGTTTACCATATGCTGCAGAATACTCCAGAAAGCCAAGTGATGCATGGTGCTGTTGGCCAGCCAAAAGCAGGGAAAG gcagaaaaaaacttcGGCTGTTTGAGTACCTCCATGAGTCTCTGTATGACCCAGCTATGGCAAACTGCATCCAGTGGGTAGACAAGCCCAATGGTGTCTTCCAGTTTGTCTccaaaaacaaagagaaacttgcagagctgtggggagaaagaaagggaaaccGCAAGATCATGACATACCAGAAAATGGCCAGAGCACTGAGGAATTACGGAAGAACAGGTGAAATCATTAAAATTCGAAGGAAGCTGACATACCAGTTCAGTGCTGTTGTTTTACAGAGACTTGCTCCATCTTACTTcctgggaaaagaaatggtTTATCAACCCCATATTCAGTCTAACCAAGAGTATCAGTGTGCAGATGACTGGACCACTTACAATAATTACATGTATAACAATTGTTGTGCATTACAGCACGCTAGCAGCTAG
- the SPIC gene encoding transcription factor Spi-C isoform X2: MSFADQDVLGQAFEDALQVLQQHSDREMQCSPGYKNGLAVTNHHHHLQASPSSSAAPSTEDPGCNWRNVVNSEADFYADETVYHMLQNTPESQVMHGAVGQPKAGKGRKKLRLFEYLHESLYDPAMANCIQWVDKPNGVFQFVSKNKEKLAELWGERKGNRKIMTYQKMARALRNYGRTGEIIKIRRKLTYQFSAVVLQRLAPSYFLGKEMVYQPHIQSNQEYQCADDWTTYNNYMYNNCCALQHASS; encoded by the exons ATG AGTTTTGCTGACCAAGATGTACTGGGCCAGGCTTTTGAAGATGCACTCCaagtcctgcagcagcactctgacagagaaatgcagtgttcaccag GTTATAAAAATGGCCTGGCTGTGACCaaccatcaccaccacctccaagcaagtcccagctcctctgcagcaccATCTACAGAGGACCCAGGATGTAACTGGAGAAATGTGGTT aacagtGAAGCAGATTTTTATGCAGATGAGACTGTTTACCATATGCTGCAGAATACTCCAGAAAGCCAAGTGATGCATGGTGCTGTTGGCCAGCCAAAAGCAGGGAAAG gcagaaaaaaacttcGGCTGTTTGAGTACCTCCATGAGTCTCTGTATGACCCAGCTATGGCAAACTGCATCCAGTGGGTAGACAAGCCCAATGGTGTCTTCCAGTTTGTCTccaaaaacaaagagaaacttgcagagctgtggggagaaagaaagggaaaccGCAAGATCATGACATACCAGAAAATGGCCAGAGCACTGAGGAATTACGGAAGAACAGGTGAAATCATTAAAATTCGAAGGAAGCTGACATACCAGTTCAGTGCTGTTGTTTTACAGAGACTTGCTCCATCTTACTTcctgggaaaagaaatggtTTATCAACCCCATATTCAGTCTAACCAAGAGTATCAGTGTGCAGATGACTGGACCACTTACAATAATTACATGTATAACAATTGTTGTGCATTACAGCACGCTAGCAGCTAG